The Arachis ipaensis cultivar K30076 chromosome B07, Araip1.1, whole genome shotgun sequence genome includes a window with the following:
- the LOC107606067 gene encoding uncharacterized protein LOC107606067 isoform X1 — MGHHREAVEVAKTVLEVADVTFAAVEYGHHYLHHKHHNAAVQEPPAANCPSDEEELQSLRSENRRLRNLLEQNLKLLQNLSESPSFLNNCPSDLHDRLVSTVESDEYLAKLKLLQQEGFNGAMQFPFKEATELDHDCADILINVDSQQPSWWVWVTDDLEPSNAEERSGIDDESYIVISEEHVVDGVANFMARCILSNPKALKLSPEQLQKVLSKALAGTSKLETVFNIWEAGKLFYALSTWGLALAGLYKSRAVLRVAAKGIHSGSKLALKAL, encoded by the exons ATGGGACACCACCGTGAAGCCGTAGAGGTGGCCAAGACGGTGCTTGAGGTTGCTGATGTCACTTTTGCCGCCGTCGAATACGGCCATCATTACCTCCACCACAAGCACCACAACGCCGCCGTCCAGGAACCTCCGGCCGCTAACTGTCCCTCGGATGAAGAAGAATTACAGTCTCTTCGATCGGAGAATCGCCGCCTCAGGAACTTGCTCGAGCAGAATTTGAAGCTTCTTCAGAACCTATCTGAATCGCCCTCTTTTCTGAACAATTGTCCCTCTGAT CTTCATGATCGGTTAGTTTCCACCGTGGAGTCTGATGAGTACTTGGCTAAGCTCAAGTTGTTGCAGCAGGAAGGGTTTAATGGTGCCATGCAATTTCCTTTTAAGGAAGCCACTG AATTGGATCATGATTGTGCTGATATTTTGATCAATGTTGATTCCCAACAACCGAGTTGGTGGGTTTGGGTTACTGATGATCTTGAGCCAAGTAATGCGGAGGAAAGGAGTGGGATTGATGATGAAAGTTACATAGTCATCAGTGAGGAACATGTGGTTGATGGAGTTGCAAACTTCATGGCAAGATGCATTCTGTCAAATCCTAAGGCTCTG AAGTTATCTCCAGAGCAACTGCAGAAAG TTCTATCAAAAGCTTTGGCTGGTACAAGCAAACTGGAAACGGTTTTTAATATCTGGGAAGCTGGGAAGTTGTTTTATGCTTTGTCTACCTGGGGACTTGCTTTGGCagg GCTGTACAAAAGTCGTGCTGTGTTAAGAGTTGCCGCAAAGGGTATTCACAGTGGCAGTAAACTCGCTCTAAAGGCACTCTAA
- the LOC107606067 gene encoding uncharacterized protein LOC107606067 isoform X2, which produces MGHHREAVEVAKTVLEVADVTFAAVEYGHHYLHHKHHNAAVQEPPAANCPSDEEELQSLRSENRRLRNLLEQNLKLLQNLSESPSFLNNCPSDLHDRLVSTVESDEYLAKLKLLQQEGFNGAMQFPFKEATELDHDCADILINVDSQQPSWWVWVTDDLEPSNAEERSGIDDESYIVISEEHVVDGVANFMARCILSNPKALFYQKLWLVQANWKRFLISGKLGSCFMLCLPGDLLWQGCTKVVLC; this is translated from the exons ATGGGACACCACCGTGAAGCCGTAGAGGTGGCCAAGACGGTGCTTGAGGTTGCTGATGTCACTTTTGCCGCCGTCGAATACGGCCATCATTACCTCCACCACAAGCACCACAACGCCGCCGTCCAGGAACCTCCGGCCGCTAACTGTCCCTCGGATGAAGAAGAATTACAGTCTCTTCGATCGGAGAATCGCCGCCTCAGGAACTTGCTCGAGCAGAATTTGAAGCTTCTTCAGAACCTATCTGAATCGCCCTCTTTTCTGAACAATTGTCCCTCTGAT CTTCATGATCGGTTAGTTTCCACCGTGGAGTCTGATGAGTACTTGGCTAAGCTCAAGTTGTTGCAGCAGGAAGGGTTTAATGGTGCCATGCAATTTCCTTTTAAGGAAGCCACTG AATTGGATCATGATTGTGCTGATATTTTGATCAATGTTGATTCCCAACAACCGAGTTGGTGGGTTTGGGTTACTGATGATCTTGAGCCAAGTAATGCGGAGGAAAGGAGTGGGATTGATGATGAAAGTTACATAGTCATCAGTGAGGAACATGTGGTTGATGGAGTTGCAAACTTCATGGCAAGATGCATTCTGTCAAATCCTAAGGCTCTG TTCTATCAAAAGCTTTGGCTGGTACAAGCAAACTGGAAACGGTTTTTAATATCTGGGAAGCTGGGAAGTTGTTTTATGCTTTGTCTACCTGGGGACTTGCTTTGGCagg GCTGTACAAAAGTCGTGCTGTGTTAA